AGTGTTGATTTAAATTTACGATCGCTTGAAAATAATCCGGACAGTACACTGGGGCAGGTTTTTTTAATCCACAGCGGTTACCCGCGCGATTACGATTGTATTATTCAACGCATAGAAGTATGGTCGGGATTTCTGGCCTTATGGGCCGGAGTTGCAACTCCCGAACAGGCAAAAAGAATTGTTAACGAACATTTTAACGACCCTCGCACTTTTAATTCGCCATCAGGTGTTCGTACCTTATCAAAAATGGAAAAAATGTACAGTTTGCGTGCCAGTGCCAATCCTTCTAATTGGCGCGGGCCAATTTGGGGAATATCAAACTACATGGTATTTAAAGGTTTGGTTGACTACGGTTTTGATGCAGAAGCACGGGATCTGGCAACAAAAACAGTTCAGTTGTTTGGACGTGATTTTGAAAAAAGCGGGGCTTTGCACGAATATTACGAACCCGAAACCGGAGAACCATTGTTAAATAAAGGATTTCAGAACTGGAATTACCTGGTAATTAACATGATTGCCTGGCTTGAAGGCCGACCAGTTGTTCAGGAGTTTTAAGAGCCTTGGTAAAAGTAACTGCAATTAATAGATTTTAGTACTGATGAAAAATATAATTTTTATACTGCTGCTAATCGTGCTAACTGATTTTTATTCAGGCGCACAACCACTGAATGGAGAGCAAGCAAAAACTTTTACAAATCCTGTTTTAGGGGGCGATTACCCCGACCCTTCGATTTTACGTGTAGGAACCGACTACTACCTCACGCATTCAACTTTTGAATATTACCCGGGACTTTTGCTTTGGCATTCAACCGACCTGTTAAACTGGAAACGAATAGCTCACGCACTGGAAACAAATGTGGGCTCGGTTTGGGCTCCCGACTTAATAAAACATAAGGATACTTATTACATTTATTTTCCGGCGGGAGGAACAAATTGGGTAGTAACGGCAAAAAATCCGGCAGGGCCGTGGAGCAAACCAACCGACCTTAAACTGAATGGTTTTATCGATCCAGGCCATGTGGTTGATGCCGAAGGGAAACGCTACCTTTATCTTTCAAAAGGTTATATTATTAGGCTTTCTGATGATGGTTTGTCAACTGTTGGAGAACCTGTTTTTAATTATGGTGGATGGCAGTTTCCAAAAGAATGGAGCACCGAGTGCTATTGCCTTGAATCGCCAAAGTCGACTGTTCGAAACGGTTATCATCACATTATAGTTGCCGAAGGAGGAACAGCAGGGCCGGCAACCTCACACATGGTGGTTTCCGGACGTTCAAAATCGCCATACGGACCTTTTGAAAATTCGCCGTATAACCCAATTGTGCATACCAATAGCCGGGCCGAGCGCTGGTGGAGCCAGGGACATGGAACATTGGTGGACGACGTGGAAGGAAATTGGTGGATGATGTACCATGGCTACGAAAAAGGGTTTCATACCCTGGGCAGGCAAACTTTAATGTTGCCCATCGAGTGGACGGATGACGATTGGTTTAGAGTTCCGGATGGGGTGACAAGTATGGATAAACTACCATGTCCGGCAGGTGACATTTCTGAAGAAAGCAGTGGATTGTCAGATGACTTTTCGGGTGTTAAGCTCGGATTGCAATGGCAGTTTTTAAAAAAATATGCACCTGAGAGAGTTGCTCTTGAAAATGGAGAACTATTGTTGCGTGCCGCCGGTAATTCGTT
Above is a genomic segment from uncultured Draconibacterium sp. containing:
- a CDS encoding family 43 glycosylhydrolase, whose product is MKNIIFILLLIVLTDFYSGAQPLNGEQAKTFTNPVLGGDYPDPSILRVGTDYYLTHSTFEYYPGLLLWHSTDLLNWKRIAHALETNVGSVWAPDLIKHKDTYYIYFPAGGTNWVVTAKNPAGPWSKPTDLKLNGFIDPGHVVDAEGKRYLYLSKGYIIRLSDDGLSTVGEPVFNYGGWQFPKEWSTECYCLESPKSTVRNGYHHIIVAEGGTAGPATSHMVVSGRSKSPYGPFENSPYNPIVHTNSRAERWWSQGHGTLVDDVEGNWWMMYHGYEKGFHTLGRQTLMLPIEWTDDDWFRVPDGVTSMDKLPCPAGDISEESSGLSDDFSGVKLGLQWQFLKKYAPERVALENGELLLRAAGNSFDESSPLLVNSGDRKYEVTVQFTLEDNTKAGLCMYYNEIGNSRIEADTANFTVYVQQKAKIRVKNEIGNTGFLRILNDENEVSFYFSANGNEWTRVERTIDATGYNHNVFAEFLSLRAGVYVFGEGVARFDNFSYNKL